One Ostrea edulis chromosome 2, xbOstEdul1.1, whole genome shotgun sequence genomic region harbors:
- the LOC130052342 gene encoding zinc finger protein 239-like has product MRTHTGEKPHACDVCGKAFSTSSSLNTHRRIHSGEKPHVCKVCGKRFTASSNLYYHRMTHDKEKPHKCTLCSKSFPTPGDLRSHMYVHNGSWPFKCEICHRGFSKQTNLKNHVLLHSGDKPHECILCGKKFALQCNLKTHMKTHEASTMQDNCIKCGKSFMPNQSSPKRVCTQCLKIKPEDTENGQKKKRITDFSISRLTNTTPKKSSFSPYRPTKSASSEGHSRYSSSDFLHSSPYSPKLVPPPFEHSLLSPLQPTNVLANTIHFSHAIMSPFQARFFQSRGTANLSKPYFGDVSPGSDVTYSRLPWTGSMSHHQSY; this is encoded by the exons ATGCGGACACATACAG GTGAAAAGCCCCACGCCTGTGATGTATGTGGAAAGGCATTCTCAACTTCCTCCTCCCTGAATACACACAGGCGGATCCACAGTGGCGAGAAGCCGCATGTGTGTAAAGTATGCGGAAAGCGTTTTACTGCGTCTTCTAACCTCTACTACCATAGGATGACCCATGACAAG GAAAAACCTCATAAATGTACGCTGTGCTCGAAATCCTTCCCCACGCCGGGAGATCTTCGTAGTCACATGTACGTCCATAATGGCTCCTGGCCTTTCAAGTGCGAAATCTGTCACAGGGGATTCAGCAAGCAAACGAACCTGAAAAATCACGTTCTGCTTCATTCTG GAGATAAACCACATGAGTGCATACTATGCGGGAAGAAATTCGCCCTCCAGTGCAATCTGAAAACTCACATGAAAACGCATGAAG CTTCAACTATGCAAGATAACTGTATCAAGTGTGGAAAGTCGTTCATGCCGAATCAGAGCTCCCCAAAGCGAGTATGTACACAGTGTCTGAAAATCAAACCTGAGGATACAGAAAATGGACAGAAGAAAAAAAGGATAACAGATTTCAGTATCTCAAGACTGACTAACACAACGCCAAAGAAATCGTCATTTTCTCCGTACCGTCCCACTAAATCTGCCAGCAGTGAGGGCCATTCACGTTACTCCAGTTCCGACTTCCTTCACTCATCTCCTTACTctcctaaactggttcccccgCCATTTGAACATTCATTGTTGTCACCACTACAGCCAACGAACGTCTTGGCAAACACAATCCATTTCTCACATGCCATTATGTCGCCCTTCCAAGCACGATTTTTCCAAAGTCGAGGTACTGCCAATTTATCAAAACCTTACTTTGGAGATGTGTCGCCAGGAAGTGACGTAACGTATTCTCGTTTGCCTTGGACAGGGTCCATGTCACATCATCAAAGTTATTGA